A window from Bacillota bacterium encodes these proteins:
- a CDS encoding glycosyltransferase family 4 protein codes for MRHVWPPDFTRPRGCDKFILILPWEYGYLPSAWVGPVVGNVDEVWAYSRHVRDCYVRSGVPTGKVAVVPPGVDPSLFHPQAPRAAIPATHGYRFLFVGGAATSRKGFDVLLRAYVRAFRRSDDVCLVVKDYFYGPVRDQIAAALADPCAPEVIYLYDDADPWAMPGYYTACDCLVLPYRAEGFGLPALEAMACGKPVIVTGHGAALDFCGHGEGYLIPAKETVFPEMRVGDFTTCGPPTWAEPNEDALVELLRHVFIHRDEAARKGSAGRARVVTGLTWDHSARGAARRLGV; via the coding sequence GTGAGACACGTGTGGCCGCCGGACTTTACAAGACCGCGGGGTTGCGACAAGTTCATCCTGATTCTGCCCTGGGAGTACGGATACCTCCCATCCGCGTGGGTCGGTCCCGTGGTCGGGAACGTGGATGAGGTCTGGGCATACTCGCGTCACGTTCGAGACTGCTACGTGCGGAGCGGGGTGCCGACGGGCAAGGTGGCGGTCGTGCCCCCCGGGGTTGATCCGTCGCTCTTTCACCCCCAAGCCCCGAGGGCAGCTATTCCCGCGACACACGGGTACCGTTTCCTATTCGTGGGCGGAGCCGCGACGAGCCGGAAAGGCTTTGATGTACTGCTGAGGGCGTACGTCCGGGCGTTCCGCCGCTCCGACGACGTGTGCCTAGTGGTGAAGGACTACTTCTACGGGCCGGTGAGGGACCAGATCGCCGCGGCGCTCGCGGACCCGTGTGCGCCGGAGGTGATCTACCTTTACGATGACGCCGACCCATGGGCGATGCCGGGCTACTACACCGCTTGCGACTGTCTCGTGCTCCCATACAGAGCTGAGGGCTTCGGCCTCCCTGCGCTCGAGGCCATGGCGTGCGGTAAGCCGGTCATTGTGACCGGCCATGGGGCGGCCCTCGATTTCTGCGGTCACGGCGAGGGGTACCTGATTCCGGCGAAAGAGACGGTCTTCCCCGAGATGCGTGTCGGCGACTTCACTACATGCGGTCCACCAACTTGGGCAGAGCCAAACGAGGACGCGCTCGTGGAGCTCCTACGGCACGTGTTCATCCACAGAGACGAAGCCGCGAGGAAGGGGAGCGCCGGTCGCGCAAGAGTCGTAACGGGCCTCACATGGGATCACTCTGCCAGGGGAGCCGCTCGCCGGCTGGGTGTTTGA
- a CDS encoding glycosyltransferase family 2 protein: MKSGRTVDGRRAGWTVTRGVEQAATRSIPWTSGSQSSWAGHTASDPRPTVSAMYIVKNEEEFLPFSMKSIYGVVDEIIVVDGYSTDRTVEIARSFDKTRAVLYCDSPDYSVNRNLALEAATGDWLLPMDADMVFYSDINEVVPRLIRDPNVDVYYCWFYHLMREPGLMQNTSDHDPLYRREFFLVRRRPGLRWVGAVHERLEGTGPNVADSGLHFAHYGYVKPQREVFRRWVKYAALEGKGEHAYEGVCPDTILDDRPVRPFTRGHPEVIADYIRRRGGSP; encoded by the coding sequence GTGAAGAGCGGACGGACAGTGGACGGACGGCGCGCCGGGTGGACGGTGACCCGCGGCGTGGAGCAAGCGGCGACCCGCAGCATCCCCTGGACGAGCGGGTCTCAGTCAAGCTGGGCTGGACACACCGCCTCTGACCCGAGGCCCACTGTTAGCGCCATGTACATCGTCAAGAACGAGGAAGAGTTCCTCCCATTTTCCATGAAATCAATCTACGGTGTTGTGGATGAGATCATCGTGGTAGACGGATACTCCACGGACCGCACCGTAGAGATCGCGAGAAGCTTTGACAAGACTCGCGCGGTGCTTTATTGCGACAGCCCTGATTACTCGGTGAACAGGAACCTCGCCCTGGAGGCAGCTACCGGAGACTGGCTTCTGCCCATGGATGCGGACATGGTGTTCTACAGCGACATAAATGAGGTGGTGCCGCGTCTCATCAGGGATCCAAACGTGGACGTGTACTACTGCTGGTTCTACCATCTAATGCGCGAGCCGGGTCTCATGCAAAACACCAGCGACCACGATCCCCTCTATCGTAGGGAATTCTTCCTCGTGAGGCGCAGGCCCGGGCTCCGATGGGTGGGGGCGGTCCATGAACGCCTCGAGGGCACGGGTCCGAACGTGGCCGACTCGGGCCTGCACTTCGCTCACTACGGGTACGTCAAGCCGCAGAGGGAAGTGTTTAGGAGATGGGTCAAGTACGCCGCCCTCGAGGGGAAAGGGGAGCACGCCTACGAGGGAGTGTGCCCCGACACCATCCTCGACGATCGTCCGGTTAGGCCGTTCACGCGGGGCCATCCCGAGGTGATCGCTGACTACATCCGGCGTAGGGGTGGCTCGCCGTGA